The following DNA comes from Miscanthus floridulus cultivar M001 chromosome 5, ASM1932011v1, whole genome shotgun sequence.
acacaatttggattggaaatcacgagacgaacgttttaaacctaattaatccataattaaatactaacTACAATAgctaaattcccaaatttcacgcCGACTAAACGAGATCTTGTTGTAGCAACGCGTGGAGACGTGGAGGGGGCGAAGTTTCTGGAGAATATTCGGtgtgaggaggtgatcgaggagtttTCAGTCAGCTTTGGGCGATTGACTCGCCGCCGCCACGGAACCTTAGGGTTCGGCCCTCCGATTCCACCCAAATCCCCATCTCCAACTCCGACGGGCGGCTCTTCTATATCCGGCGGGATCTGGTGGAGTCAAGGCATATCTCTCTGGAAGACTGCTTCCGGGTTGGTCGCTCGAACAGGATCACCAAACCGCCGGTCGAGCTCAGTTTCGCGAGAGATTTCTGGGGCAAGGGGGGAGAAAAGGAGTCCTTCGCCGAGATCCTCAAGCTTCCGATGGCGGAAGGTGGGAGATGGGTGTGGCAACCGGAGCCCAGGCGGCCTCCGCAAGGTCCGCGTCCACCTCCTCCTCGATCGTCGGGGCCTCAGAATCTAATAGCGATTCCCGCAACCCCAGGTGCAGGGATGGATGGATTAGGGGCGTGTTCACCAAGAGCAGCAGAGGCAACCccgacctccaccaccaccaccctggCAACAAGCGCCTCCTCCGCGCCAGCAACAACCGCCACCTAGGCGGGGAGCGGCGCAGGGACGCGACCAAGTTACCTAGAACCAAGATCAAGCCCCGATCATCGACCCAAGGTATCGCAATCTGACTTGCTACAACTGCGGTGAACCAGGGCACTTCATGGGGAATTGCTTGAAACAAAAAAATTGCTTCATTTGTGGGGTAGCGGGCCATCACATGAATGTTTGTCCTGTTTGGAAAGCTGATCATCCTATTGCTGCTTATGTGGGGAGTTCTAGTCATGGATTAGAGTTTTATCAATTGGAGATCCCTTCAGTGGAGTCTACTCTGTGGTTGAATCTGACAAACTGTGGAGTGGTTAGAGTTAAGACTGGACAAATCACGTTGGCTGAGTTAGAGGCTGAGCTTTCTGAAATATATTGTAAAGAGTGGCCATGGCAGATTAGGGAGCTTGAACCTGGGAAGTTTCTGGTGCGGTTTCCTTCTCACAAGAAAGTTTCAGATATAAAAAATTATCCATCCTTCAACCTGAGAAAAGAGGGTGTTCAAGTGGAAGTCTTAGAGTGGATAGGAGATCTGGAACCTTTTGCTGCGCTACAAGAAGTGTGGGTGTAGATTCTGGGAATACCTCCTAGGTGGTGCCACTGGAAGGTGTTTGCCCAAATTGCATCTGGGTTTGGCTTGATGATTGAGGTTGACTGGACTACTATTTTCAAGACTTTATATGAAGTTGTGAGGATTAAGGTTGCTTGCAGGGAATACTAGTAAGATACCTAAGGACAGACTGTATGAGATGAACAAGGACCTGTTTGTGGTGTCTTTTGATGTGGAAGGTGTGAAGGCTGCTGATCATAGACAACCGGGCAATGATGACGGTGGGggtaatgatgatgacaagaagaaggataatggtgaggatgatgatgatgatgacctgTTAGATGATGATAATGACCTTACTAAGGATAAGATGCTCCAAGATAAGGAGAAAACACCTGCTAACGAGAATAGGCAGAGCTCTGTTTCTGGTGCCAGAACAGTCAACATTGGGATGGACCAATCTGATCCATGGGGGCAAGAAAAGCAATTGATTGCTAGCATGAATGGAGTTGTGGACAAGCTGTTAACAACTAAGGAACAGGTTACACAAGGTCAGCATTCTACTAATGATGGAGAGAATGTTATTGCTAATGATAACCTGAAAGGAAAGGGTACTATGAGTATCATTAATGATATTCCTCCGGTGGATGATGGTGATAGCTTACATGCTGGTTTAAACCAGGCCAGTGGAAGTCTTGTATCTAAAAAGGCTGCAACTCTAGTGAGTATGGCATAATGTCAGTTTCAGACACCTGATGCCTCTCAGAGTCAGAATTCTGATTGTCAAATTGTGGGTAACAAGTTCTATAAGCTGATAAGTGAAGAGTCTCATCACTCCAAATGGGAGGAGTTTAGGAGAATGGCGCAATCGGCTAGCATGAATGAGGAATGTGCTAATCTGTTGAGAAGAATGGACCTGGAGGATTCTGAATCTGATGGGGAATCTTCTAAGTCAGAAATGGCTGTGGATGAGAAAGTGATTTCTCTGGGGGAATCGGTAGACAATAAAGAAGCTGATCATGTTGAGGAGATCCAAGAAGTGGGGGTTCTACAAGATGAGCGGGTGACTCAGAAGAAGATGATGCAATCTGATGGTGATCTAGTGACTGAACAAGTCAAGAAGAGGCAGAAAAGGAAATGGGGCCCTATCTTGAGGATTGATCGTCCTAAGAGAGTCCCAAAGGATGGAAGGACTGTCATGCAAAAGGCTCAAGATTTTAAGGAGGCTGGGAATACGATGAAAGGTATAACTCAAAGAACTTCCTTTGCTTTTGAAAGCAATGAAGTATTATTACAAAAGGCTGTGAGCGTGAATATTTCTTTTGGTAATGATAGTAAgaataaaaaaagggcgtacccattgtagagagctcccgctctgtgcggggtctggggaagggtgtcagtggcaagccttacccacGCCTGTCCAATGccaggagaccgcgactcgaacccgggaccttccagtcacaggcggtaagactctaccgcttacaccaggcccgcccttctaatGATAGTAAGAATGTTCATGAAAAATTGAATAACCTAAAGAATAAAGAATTGGGTGATAGAGAGGCTTTTGAAAACAATAACCCGGAGGCTAACCTCCCTAGTAATCTAGATATTGCTGTATGGGTTGAGGATTTTCCTCCTTTAAATGATGTGTGTGCTGGTCCTATAAAGAAACCTTCCTGTATGGATCCTAAATCATGGGTTGATGTAGCTTCTAAAAGCTGTGGTGATAACTCTGATATAGTTAGCAATGATAGGAGCCTTTTTGAATATTAGGGGCCTTAATAAAGAAGGTCGTCTTCAATGCTTAGCAGATTTTGTGAAAGATAATAGTTTGGATTTTGTTGGTTTAcaagaaacaaaaaagaaaaacttaAATGAGTCTTTTCTTTCATATATCCATAAGGATTTCAGTTGGCATGTGCTGCCTGCAAAGGGGATTGCTGGGGGTATTTTGGTTGGTTTTAATGACAGAAAATTTGAAGTGCTAGCTTGTATGAATGGGGAATTTTGTGCTTTTGTCATGGTTAAAAACTGCTATGATAAGTTTGtttggggtttagggtttagggttaatAGATGTCATGGTTAATATTTTGTACCTTGAGCCAGCAGGATAGGGATAGAATGGATAATATTAATAATGATTTGGAGGGCTTGTGGAGGCTAGAAGAAATAAGAATTAGGCAGAGATCTAGAGATAGGAGGATTAAGGAGGGGGATAGAAATACAGCTTATTTCCAAGCTGTTGCCAATCAGAGAAATATGAAAAAAAGAATTCCTGGCCTTGATGGGCCTGAGGGAGGGGTGGATTGAGGAGAATGATGTCATGCTTAAGCATGCTGTTTCCTTTTACAAAACCTTGGTTGGTATGGAGGAGGACAAGGGGGTCAGTTTAGGAGAAGATTTTTGGGAAGAAAGTGAGAAGGTGTCTGAGGAGGAGAATGATATGTTGGAGGCTCCTTTCTCTGAGGCTGAGGTGAAGGAGGCTGTCTTTGGCCCTTATGCTAAAGGGGCCCGGGACCTGAtggtttctcttttcttttctatcaGATTTTGTAGGATATTCTTAAGAGTGATTTAATGGAATTAGTCAATTGTTTTGAGAAAGATATGTTGAATCTAGATAGGTTGAACTTTGCTATGATTACACTTTTACCTAAGGAGCCTGATGCCAGGACCCTTAAAAAATATAGGCCTATTAGTCTTTTCAATTGCAGTTTTAAGATTTTTGGTAAATTACTGAATAATAGATTGATTAAAGTGGCAAATAGATTGATTGCATCTAACCAAACAGCCTTTATTAAAGGCCGGTATATTTTAGAAAGTGTGGTGGCGGCTCATGAGATAATCCATGAGGTCCATAGGAAGGAGTCAGGAATTATTCTGAAACTTGATTATGAGAAGGCGTATGACTGGGTTAGTTGGAATTTTCTGGAAGAAAGGTTAAAGTCTAGGGGTTTTGGAGctaagtggagaggttggatatCAAAGGTGGTACAGGGAGGTTCCATTTGTATTAGAATGAATGATGAGAATAGTACCTTCTTTAAACCAGGGAAGGGGCTTACACAAGGGGATCCCCTTTCTCTCCTTTTTAACTTGGTAGCTGATGTTTTTACTAGGATGCTCATGAGGGCAGCTAGAGTAAATCTGATTTCTGGTTTGTTGCCACAATCTGAACCTAGGGGCATCATTAGCCTCCAGTATGCTGATGATACCTTACTTTTCCTTGAAAATAATCTGGATAAAGCAGCCAATTTAAAGTGACTGTTAGTTTGTTTTGAGCAATTGTCTGGTATGAAAATCAATTATGATAAGAGTGATCTTTTGGTTTTAGGAGTAGATGATGAGAGGGCCAATGAGTTTGCTAAAAAATTGTGTTGCAAAAAGAGTGATTTCCCTATTAAATACTTAGGAGTTCCCTTACATTTTTCTAAGTTGAGAAGAGAGGATTTACAGCCTGTGATTGATAAAATTGTTAAGAGGATAGCTGGTTGGAAGGCCAGGCTCCTATCTTATGCAGGAAGACTGACCCTACTTAAGTCTTGTCTAGCCAGCATTCCTATATATTTACTTTCTGTAATCAAGTTCCCCAGGTGGGCTATTGACATGATAAACACCCATATGGGGCACTTTCTTTGGAACAACAATGAGGATAGACACAAATATCATTTGGCCAATTGGCAACTTGTTTCTCAGAAAAAGGAGATGGGGGGTTTGGGTATCCCTGATTCAAGGAGTTTGAACATGGCTCTCTTAAGTTCTTGGATTTTTAGATATCACTTAAATTCAAACTCCATCTGGACAAGAATTGTCGATTTCAAGTATAGAACTAAGAAACCTAATATTTTTTGTTGTCCTGATGTGGGTGTATCCCCTTTTTGGAAAGGGGTTATTTGGGCTATGCATGCTGCCCATATGGGCATTAAATGGGTAGTTGGAAATGGTGAAAAAGTGAGATTTTGGGAGGATCAATGGCTTGTCAATACTAGCTTGGCTATCCTTTTCTAGCCTCTTTATATTATTAATGAACAGCAAGGAAAGTCGATTAGGGATGTTTGGGATGGTGAGGAGCTCCAGCTCTCCTTTAGGAGAAATGTGTCTGAGAGACTTATGAGTATGTGGGAAGAGTTAAGAGCTGCTGTGGAAAGCATTGTTTTAACAGATGAGGAGGATCAAATCTTCTAGAGTAATAGCTCATCTGGAAAATATTCTGTGCAGTCTCTATATCGAATCATTAACCATAGG
Coding sequences within:
- the LOC136449885 gene encoding uncharacterized protein isoform X2, producing MAQSASMNEECANLLRRMDLEDSESDGESSKSEMAVDEKVISLGESVDNKEADHVEEIQEVGVLQDERVTQKKMMQSDGDLVTEQVKKRQKRKWGPILRIDRPKRVPKDGRTVMQKAQDFKEAGNTMKESSRSVRGLGKGVSGKPYPRLSNARRPRLEPGTFQSQAGVPWSGMKKVFAIVGRMLRSWLPMFKPVVQEKMEQVNQLVKVEASSAPWIKWSLDTSGSVQSTVQLLEGSGNASVLQRNRA
- the LOC136449885 gene encoding uncharacterized protein isoform X1, whose translation is MAQSASMNEECANLLRRMDLEDSESDGESSKSEMAVDEKVISLGESVDNKEADHVEEIQEVGVLQDERVTQKKMMQSDGDLVTEQVKKRQKRKWGPILRIDRPKRVPKDGRTVMQKAQDFKEAGNTMKVRIKKGRTHCRELPLCAGSGEGCQWQALPTPVQCQETATRTRDLPVTGGSAVEWDEEGVCYSGKDAKKLVADVQTGGPGEDGAGESTGESRSKLSTVDQMEFGYIRVGSINCSAFGGLRKCVSLTT
- the LOC136449885 gene encoding uncharacterized protein isoform X3, yielding MAQSASMNEECANLLRRMDLEDSESDGESSKSEMAVDEKVISLGESVDNKEADHVEEIQEVGVLQDERVTQKKMMQSDGDLVTEQVKKRQKRKWGPILRIDRPKRVPKDGRTVMQKAQDFKEAGNTMKGSAVEWDEEGVCYSGKDAKKLVADVQTGGPGEDGAGESTGESRSKLSTVDQMEFGYIRVGSINCSAFGGLRKCVSLTT